Proteins from a single region of Sphingomonas swuensis:
- a CDS encoding MFS transporter, which translates to MSTSRRPALPRSVWILGLVSLFMDLSSEIIHALLPLFITVTLGASVVVLGAIDGVAEATASFAKLAGGRLSDRNQKRKPWIVAGYGLAALTKPLMALASTPLTVLGARLLDRTAKGLRGAPRDALIADDTPSEQRGAAYGLRQSLDTIGALLAPLAAAGLMIWLAGDIRTIFWIAAVPALVAVAILMLFLKEPERRSDSGKVQPLLWGFREVDRASRRLILVAFLFTLARFSESFLVLKGAEAGLTLATAPLVLVVFNLSYVLLSYPAGALGDRADPRLILTGGIALLILGNLFLAWGEGLAALTLGVALWGAHMALTQGLFAKLVADAAPVHLRATTFGLFHVATGVGLLLASLGAGLLWTRDGPSMTFLASAAIAAAAGAFLWLLPREQTPSS; encoded by the coding sequence GTGAGCACCTCCCGCCGTCCCGCCCTTCCCCGTTCCGTCTGGATTCTCGGCCTCGTCAGCCTCTTCATGGACCTGTCGAGCGAGATCATCCACGCGCTGCTTCCGCTGTTCATCACGGTGACGCTCGGCGCCAGCGTGGTGGTGCTCGGCGCGATCGACGGGGTGGCGGAAGCGACCGCGAGCTTCGCCAAGCTTGCCGGCGGGCGGCTCAGCGACCGCAACCAGAAACGCAAGCCGTGGATCGTCGCGGGCTATGGCCTCGCCGCGCTGACCAAGCCGCTGATGGCGCTCGCCTCCACGCCGCTGACCGTTCTCGGCGCGCGCCTGCTCGACCGCACCGCCAAGGGCCTGCGCGGAGCGCCGCGTGATGCGCTCATCGCCGACGACACCCCGTCCGAGCAGCGCGGCGCCGCCTACGGGCTCCGCCAGAGCCTCGACACGATCGGTGCGCTGCTTGCGCCGCTCGCGGCGGCCGGGCTGATGATCTGGCTGGCGGGGGACATTCGAACCATCTTCTGGATCGCGGCCGTTCCCGCCCTCGTCGCGGTCGCCATCCTGATGCTGTTCCTCAAGGAGCCCGAGCGCCGGTCCGACAGCGGCAAGGTCCAGCCCCTGCTGTGGGGCTTCCGCGAGGTCGATCGCGCCAGCCGCCGGCTGATCCTCGTCGCCTTCCTCTTCACCCTCGCCCGCTTCTCCGAGAGCTTCCTCGTCCTCAAGGGAGCCGAAGCCGGCCTAACCCTGGCCACCGCGCCGCTGGTGCTGGTCGTGTTCAACCTGTCCTACGTCCTCCTTTCCTACCCGGCGGGCGCGCTCGGCGACCGCGCCGACCCGCGACTGATCCTGACTGGCGGGATCGCCCTGCTGATCCTCGGCAATCTGTTCCTCGCCTGGGGCGAGGGGCTTGCCGCGCTCACCCTCGGGGTCGCCTTGTGGGGCGCGCACATGGCGCTGACCCAGGGGCTGTTCGCCAAGCTCGTCGCCGATGCCGCTCCGGTGCATCTGAGGGCGACCACCTTTGGCCTGTTCCATGTCGCCACTGGGGTCGGCCTCCTTCTCGCCAGCCTCGGGGCCGGTCTTCTTTGGACCCGCGACGGCCCTTCCATGACCTTCCTCGCGAGCGCCGCCATCGCGGCCGCCGCGGGCGCTTTCCTGTGGCTCCTGCCAAGGGAGCAGACGCCATCGTCCTGA
- the panB gene encoding 3-methyl-2-oxobutanoate hydroxymethyltransferase, with amino-acid sequence MSTYTIDTSTSRATPSPVPGKRMTVPALKGRKQDGRTEQPIVMLTAYTMRMAQLLDPHCDLLLVGDSLGQVIYGLPSTVPVTLEMMCNHGAAVVRGSWHALVAVDMPFGSYEGSPEQAFTSAARIMKETGCAAVKLEGGRAIAPTIRFLTDRGIPVIGHVGLTPQAVNALGGYGARGRSEAEAAKILDDAKGVAEAGAFCVVLEGVMEELATTITRAIPVPSIGIGASAECDGQVLVTEDMLGLFERTPRFVKRYDDLATRIGNAVEAYAGEVRARSFPTADQTYRPKA; translated from the coding sequence TTGAGTACCTATACGATCGACACCTCGACCAGCCGGGCGACCCCGTCGCCCGTTCCGGGCAAAAGGATGACCGTCCCCGCCCTCAAGGGCCGCAAGCAGGACGGGCGGACCGAGCAGCCGATCGTCATGCTCACCGCCTACACGATGCGGATGGCGCAGCTGCTCGACCCGCATTGCGACCTGCTGCTGGTCGGCGACAGCCTCGGCCAGGTCATCTACGGCCTGCCCTCGACCGTGCCGGTCACGCTCGAGATGATGTGCAACCACGGCGCCGCGGTGGTGCGCGGGAGCTGGCACGCGCTGGTAGCGGTCGACATGCCGTTCGGCAGCTACGAAGGCTCGCCCGAGCAGGCTTTCACCAGCGCGGCGCGGATCATGAAGGAGACGGGTTGCGCGGCGGTCAAGCTCGAGGGCGGCCGGGCGATCGCCCCGACCATCCGCTTCCTCACCGACCGCGGCATCCCGGTCATCGGCCATGTCGGCCTGACCCCGCAGGCGGTGAACGCGCTCGGCGGCTATGGCGCGCGCGGGCGAAGCGAGGCCGAGGCCGCCAAGATCCTCGACGATGCCAAGGGCGTGGCCGAGGCTGGCGCCTTCTGCGTGGTGCTCGAAGGCGTGATGGAGGAACTCGCCACCACCATCACCCGCGCCATTCCCGTGCCGAGCATCGGCATTGGCGCGTCGGCCGAATGCGACGGACAGGTGCTGGTGACCGAGGACATGCTCGGCCTGTTCGAGCGCACGCCGCGCTTCGTGAAGCGCTACGACGACCTCGCGACCCGCATCGGCAACGCGGTCGAGGCCTATGCCGGAGAGGTCCGTGCGCGCTCCTTCCCGACCGCCGACCAGACCTACCGGCCCAAGGCCTAG
- a CDS encoding DUF418 domain-containing protein, with protein MATTSGERIATLDIVRGVAVMGILAMNIVAFADVPAAYFNPLAQTVAVRTDDLLTYAGQFLLFDGKMRGLFSFLFGASLLLLSEKMAPNLVRRRLMWLLLFGALHFFFIWWGDILIAYALVGFLALAFRDAGVRALVIAAVVLLAIQFALFAGMTFYSLSLQDAIAGGTASAEQLKSWEEMTRDIAMPSAARRAEAIALYLGPWTSLVHHQFTEKAFMPLAGLFGVGWETLAYMLLGMASLKSGLLTGAWADRRYWRTALIGLAIALPAYVVALRFLFRSEWAGPAIFMWAFAATVPVRPLMVVAFACLIILATRRGGALTGRIAAAGRAAFSNYLGTSIVMTAIFYGWGLGLFSTLGRMELAGVVLATWAAMLLWSKPWLDRFRYGPLEWAWRSLTFARLEPMRRQAAVAG; from the coding sequence ATGGCAACGACTTCAGGCGAGCGAATCGCCACGCTCGACATCGTCCGCGGGGTGGCGGTGATGGGCATATTGGCGATGAACATCGTCGCCTTCGCGGACGTGCCCGCCGCCTACTTCAATCCGCTGGCACAGACGGTCGCGGTGCGGACCGACGACCTCCTTACCTATGCCGGGCAATTCCTGCTGTTCGACGGCAAGATGCGCGGGCTGTTCTCCTTCCTGTTCGGGGCCTCGCTGCTGCTGCTGTCGGAAAAGATGGCGCCCAACCTGGTCCGCCGGCGGCTGATGTGGCTGCTGCTGTTCGGCGCGCTGCACTTCTTCTTCATCTGGTGGGGCGACATTCTGATCGCCTATGCGCTGGTCGGCTTTCTCGCGCTGGCATTCCGCGATGCGGGGGTGCGCGCGCTGGTCATCGCCGCCGTGGTGCTGCTTGCGATCCAGTTCGCGCTGTTCGCCGGCATGACCTTCTATTCGCTGTCGCTCCAGGATGCGATCGCGGGCGGGACGGCGAGTGCCGAGCAGCTCAAGTCGTGGGAGGAGATGACCCGCGACATCGCCATGCCGAGCGCGGCACGGCGGGCAGAGGCCATCGCGCTCTACCTCGGTCCGTGGACCAGCCTGGTCCACCACCAGTTCACCGAGAAGGCCTTCATGCCGCTGGCCGGACTGTTCGGCGTCGGCTGGGAGACACTGGCCTACATGCTGCTCGGCATGGCCTCGCTGAAGAGCGGGCTGCTGACCGGAGCCTGGGCGGATCGCCGTTACTGGCGCACCGCGCTCATCGGCCTCGCGATCGCGCTTCCGGCCTATGTCGTGGCGCTGCGCTTCCTGTTCCGCTCGGAGTGGGCGGGGCCGGCGATCTTCATGTGGGCCTTCGCGGCGACGGTGCCGGTGCGGCCGCTGATGGTCGTCGCCTTCGCCTGCCTGATCATCCTCGCGACCCGGCGTGGCGGCGCGCTGACCGGGCGGATCGCCGCCGCCGGGCGCGCCGCCTTCAGCAACTATCTCGGGACGTCGATCGTGATGACCGCGATCTTCTACGGCTGGGGGCTGGGGCTGTTCTCGACGCTCGGCCGCATGGAGCTCGCCGGCGTGGTGCTGGCGACGTGGGCGGCAATGCTGCTGTGGTCCAAGCCGTGGCTCGATCGCTTCCGCTACGGGCCGCTCGAATGGGCATGGCGGAGCCTGACCTTCGCCCGGCTCGAGCCGATGCGCCGGCAAGCTGCCGTCGCGGGCTAG
- the bfr gene encoding bacterioferritin: protein MKGDPTIIELLNEALKAELTAINQYWLHYRLLDNWGVHKLAAYEKHESIDEMKHADRFAERILFLEGLPNFQMLGRLRVGETVEEILKADLEAEYEAAKMYREAVAICDDKRDYVSRDLFAEVLRDEEGHIDFLETQFEMIARMGLPNYIQLQSNAAEAH from the coding sequence ATGAAGGGCGACCCCACGATCATCGAGCTGCTCAACGAAGCGCTCAAGGCGGAACTGACCGCCATCAACCAATATTGGCTGCACTATCGGCTGCTCGACAATTGGGGCGTGCACAAGCTCGCCGCCTACGAGAAGCATGAGAGCATCGACGAGATGAAGCATGCCGACCGCTTCGCCGAGCGGATCCTGTTCCTCGAGGGCCTGCCCAACTTCCAGATGCTCGGACGGCTGCGGGTCGGGGAGACGGTCGAGGAGATCCTCAAGGCCGATCTCGAGGCCGAATATGAGGCGGCCAAGATGTACCGCGAGGCGGTGGCGATCTGCGACGACAAGCGCGACTATGTCAGCCGCGACCTGTTCGCCGAGGTTCTCCGCGACGAGGAAGGCCATATCGACTTTCTCGAGACCCAGTTCGAGATGATCGCGCGGATGGGCCTGCCCAACTACATCCAGCTGCAATCAAACGCCGCCGAGGCGCATTAG
- a CDS encoding tetratricopeptide repeat protein: MALAPGQTSESFIKEVDDNLRRSQAEEFAKRWGKWLIALAVLILLATGGYLYWRNQQAQQAAANSEAFSAILNDIGQNKSGDAGKRLETIAGNANDSMAAAARLTRAALSIQDGDRATAIAQYTQVTDDSGAPQAYRDAALIRRTQLEFDTLKPEDVIARMQPLAVKDGAWFGSAAELTALAMVKANRRSEAAQLLRAVAADKDVPATIKARTAELASSLSIPAAPAAAAAPTAPAAR; the protein is encoded by the coding sequence TTGGCACTGGCGCCCGGACAAACCAGCGAAAGCTTCATCAAGGAAGTCGACGACAACCTGCGCCGCAGCCAGGCGGAGGAATTCGCCAAGCGGTGGGGCAAGTGGCTGATCGCGCTCGCGGTGCTGATCCTGCTCGCGACCGGCGGCTACCTCTACTGGCGCAACCAGCAGGCGCAGCAGGCCGCCGCCAACAGCGAAGCGTTCAGCGCGATCCTCAATGACATCGGCCAGAACAAGAGCGGGGACGCGGGCAAGCGGCTCGAGACCATCGCCGGCAATGCCAATGACAGCATGGCCGCCGCCGCCCGCCTGACCCGCGCCGCGCTCTCCATCCAGGACGGCGACCGCGCGACGGCCATCGCCCAATATACGCAGGTGACCGACGATAGCGGCGCTCCGCAGGCCTATCGCGACGCAGCCCTCATCCGCCGCACCCAGCTCGAGTTCGACACCCTCAAGCCCGAGGACGTGATTGCCCGCATGCAGCCGCTCGCGGTCAAGGACGGTGCCTGGTTCGGCTCGGCGGCCGAGCTGACCGCGCTGGCGATGGTCAAGGCCAACCGCCGCAGCGAGGCCGCGCAGTTGCTCCGCGCCGTCGCCGCCGACAAGGACGTGCCCGCCACGATCAAGGCTCGCACCGCCGAGCTCGCCTCCAGTCTTTCCATCCCGGCCGCGCCTGCCGCCGCCGCTGCCCCGACCGCTCCCGCGGCCCGTTGA
- the der gene encoding ribosome biogenesis GTPase Der: MPLPTVAIVGRPNVGKSTLFNRLVGKRVALVDDRPGVTRDRRVGTAHLLGLEFQIMDTAGFEDEDPASLPGRMRRQTEAAVREADAALFVIDAREGVTPLDEEIARWLRVEDTPVIVAANKAEGRGGEAGRLEAFSLGLGEPIALSAEHGEGLVDLFEHLRPFVEREEVEEEQLDPEDPDRPLHLAIVGRPNAGKSTLVNRMLGEDRMITGPEAGITRDSISIDWEWQGRKVKLVDTAGLRKRAKVEDKLERLSVQDTRRAIDMAEVVVLLLDATRGLEVQDLKIASQVLEEGRALVIALNKWDVAEHASSLFNGVKAALVEGLSQLKDPAVLTVSAVTGKGIDQLLGAAFTLREAWNRRTSTGELNRWFEQAVETNPPPAPGGRRIKLRYITQVKTRPPSFVVFGTRVDQLPESYRRYLLNSLRKYFDLGAVPLRMTLRAPKNPFDR, translated from the coding sequence ATGCCCCTTCCCACCGTCGCCATCGTCGGGCGCCCGAACGTGGGCAAGTCGACCCTCTTCAACCGCCTCGTCGGCAAGCGCGTGGCGCTGGTCGACGACCGACCGGGCGTCACCCGCGACCGGCGGGTCGGCACCGCCCACCTCCTCGGGCTCGAGTTCCAGATCATGGACACCGCCGGCTTCGAGGACGAGGATCCCGCCAGCCTCCCCGGCCGGATGCGCCGCCAGACCGAGGCCGCGGTGCGCGAGGCCGACGCGGCGCTGTTCGTGATCGACGCGCGCGAAGGCGTCACTCCGCTCGACGAGGAAATTGCCCGCTGGCTGCGGGTCGAGGACACGCCGGTCATCGTCGCCGCCAACAAGGCCGAGGGCCGCGGCGGCGAGGCGGGCCGGCTCGAGGCTTTTTCGCTCGGTCTCGGCGAACCGATCGCGCTGTCGGCGGAACATGGCGAGGGCCTGGTCGACCTGTTCGAGCACCTCCGCCCGTTCGTCGAGCGCGAGGAAGTGGAGGAAGAGCAGCTCGACCCCGAGGATCCCGACCGCCCGCTCCACCTCGCCATCGTCGGTCGCCCGAACGCGGGCAAGTCGACGCTGGTCAACCGGATGCTCGGCGAAGACCGGATGATCACCGGACCCGAGGCCGGGATCACCCGCGACAGCATCAGCATCGACTGGGAATGGCAGGGTCGCAAGGTCAAGCTGGTCGACACCGCCGGCCTGCGCAAGCGGGCTAAGGTCGAGGACAAGCTCGAGCGGCTGTCGGTCCAGGACACCCGCCGTGCGATCGACATGGCGGAGGTCGTCGTCCTGCTGCTCGACGCCACCCGCGGCCTTGAGGTGCAGGATCTCAAGATCGCCAGCCAGGTGCTCGAGGAAGGCCGCGCGCTGGTCATCGCGCTGAACAAGTGGGACGTCGCCGAGCATGCCTCGTCGCTGTTCAACGGGGTCAAGGCCGCGCTCGTCGAGGGGCTGAGCCAGCTCAAGGACCCCGCGGTGCTGACCGTCTCGGCGGTCACCGGCAAGGGCATCGACCAGCTGCTCGGCGCCGCCTTCACCCTGCGCGAGGCGTGGAACCGCCGTACTTCCACCGGCGAGCTCAACCGCTGGTTCGAGCAGGCGGTCGAGACCAACCCCCCGCCCGCCCCCGGCGGCCGCCGGATCAAGCTGCGCTACATCACGCAGGTGAAGACCCGTCCGCCGAGCTTCGTCGTGTTCGGCACCCGCGTCGACCAGCTGCCCGAGAGCTACCGGCGCTACCTGCTCAACAGCCTGCGCAAATATTTCGATCTCGGCGCCGTCCCGCTCCGGATGACCCTGCGCGCCCCCAAGAACCCGTTCGACCGCTAA
- a CDS encoding acyl-CoA dehydrogenase family protein — MTDLESFRAETRSWLEANCPAEMRTPMRSEDDACWGGRNFQFQSEAQEQWLRVMGEKGWTVPDWPAAYGGGGLSPAETKVLREEMKAIGARNPLSSFGISMLGPALLKYGTEEQKTRFLPEIARGEIRWCQGYSEPGAGSDLAGLQTRCEDKGDHWLVNGQKVWTSYADKADWIFCLVRTSTESKHGGISFLLFDMESEGVSTKPILLISGYSPFCETFFDDVKVPKDQIVGEVNKGWDVAKYLLGHEREMISGMGLGSGSSRTLAASLGEIDDPVLAAEVALFDVDAIAFAAMSEHFIDQLKAGEAHPAMPSMMKYAGTELNKKRHELIMAAGGSDALEWDSERSRGGKAPREWLRTKANSIEGGTSEVQLGIVAKHILRLPGA, encoded by the coding sequence ATGACCGATCTCGAAAGCTTCCGCGCCGAGACCCGCAGCTGGCTCGAGGCGAACTGCCCGGCCGAGATGCGCACCCCGATGCGCTCGGAGGACGACGCCTGCTGGGGCGGGCGCAACTTCCAGTTCCAGTCCGAAGCGCAGGAGCAATGGCTCCGGGTGATGGGCGAGAAGGGCTGGACGGTCCCCGACTGGCCCGCTGCCTATGGCGGCGGCGGTCTGTCGCCCGCCGAGACCAAGGTGCTGCGCGAGGAGATGAAGGCGATCGGCGCGCGCAACCCGCTGTCGAGCTTCGGAATCTCGATGCTCGGGCCGGCGCTTCTGAAATATGGGACCGAGGAGCAGAAGACGCGCTTCCTGCCCGAGATCGCGCGCGGCGAGATCCGCTGGTGCCAAGGCTATTCCGAGCCGGGTGCGGGATCGGACCTCGCGGGCCTGCAGACCCGCTGCGAGGACAAGGGCGACCACTGGCTGGTCAACGGCCAGAAGGTATGGACCAGCTATGCCGACAAGGCCGACTGGATCTTCTGCCTGGTGCGGACCTCGACCGAGAGCAAGCATGGCGGGATCAGCTTCCTCCTGTTCGACATGGAGAGCGAGGGGGTCTCGACCAAGCCGATCCTGCTGATCAGCGGCTATTCGCCCTTCTGCGAGACCTTCTTCGACGACGTGAAGGTGCCCAAGGACCAGATCGTCGGCGAGGTGAACAAGGGTTGGGACGTCGCCAAATATCTTCTCGGACACGAGCGCGAGATGATCAGCGGCATGGGGCTGGGCTCGGGCTCGTCGCGGACGCTTGCCGCGAGCCTCGGCGAGATCGACGACCCGGTGCTTGCCGCCGAGGTCGCGCTGTTCGACGTCGATGCGATCGCCTTCGCCGCGATGAGCGAGCATTTCATCGACCAGCTGAAGGCCGGCGAAGCGCATCCGGCGATGCCGAGCATGATGAAATATGCCGGGACCGAACTGAACAAGAAGCGCCACGAGCTGATCATGGCGGCGGGCGGCTCCGACGCGCTCGAATGGGACAGCGAGCGGTCGCGCGGCGGCAAGGCACCGCGCGAATGGCTCCGGACCAAGGCCAATTCGATCGAGGGCGGGACCAGCGAGGTCCAGCTCGGAATCGTCGCCAAGCACATCCTTCGGCTGCCGGGGGCGTAA
- a CDS encoding plasmid stabilization protein — MPQGDKSAYTDKQRRKAAEIEKGYEAQGRSPEEAERIAWATVNKQDGGGKETGSGRARSRSEAAKKGWETRRRRTAKKKG; from the coding sequence ATGCCGCAGGGCGACAAGAGCGCGTATACCGACAAGCAGCGGCGCAAGGCCGCCGAGATCGAGAAGGGCTATGAGGCGCAGGGCCGCTCGCCCGAAGAAGCCGAGCGGATCGCCTGGGCGACGGTCAACAAGCAGGACGGCGGCGGCAAGGAAACGGGCTCGGGCCGGGCCCGCAGCCGCTCGGAAGCGGCCAAGAAGGGTTGGGAGACTCGGCGCAGGCGGACCGCTAAGAAAAAAGGGTGA
- a CDS encoding Hpt domain-containing protein: MGSEDNQVERPGGDVVDWAHFEKTRGELGPGFIRILSYFREDGTKSVAAIEQAMHDQNTVALVIPAHTIKGEARQFGAEPLARIAELIESTARLCIETRRFPDELIRDVVELRKVFERTIALFDEATNPLKSRPGAMPGGFGRKANNQSFGRI; this comes from the coding sequence ATGGGATCCGAGGATAATCAGGTCGAGCGTCCGGGCGGCGACGTCGTCGACTGGGCGCATTTCGAGAAGACTCGCGGGGAGCTCGGACCGGGCTTCATCCGCATCCTCTCCTATTTCCGCGAGGACGGGACCAAGTCTGTCGCCGCGATCGAGCAGGCGATGCACGACCAGAATACCGTGGCTCTGGTCATTCCCGCCCACACCATCAAGGGCGAGGCCCGCCAGTTCGGCGCCGAGCCGCTGGCCAGGATTGCCGAACTGATCGAGAGCACCGCGCGGCTGTGCATCGAGACCCGCCGCTTCCCCGACGAACTCATCCGCGACGTCGTCGAGCTGCGCAAGGTGTTCGAACGTACCATCGCCCTGTTCGACGAGGCGACCAATCCGCTCAAGAGCCGCCCCGGCGCGATGCCCGGAGGCTTCGGCCGCAAGGCCAACAATCAGAGCTTCGGCCGGATCTAG
- a CDS encoding PQQ-binding-like beta-propeller repeat protein: MIRKLVTLSIAASLLAGCNVLNKARPKTPVLGDRVSVLSTDPDVQVDPATAALPFALPAATANDSWSQPGGSPSKAVGHLALGTALNTAWSISTGQGTSLDARLASAPVIAGGTVYTIDTNATVRAFDAATGGQRWAVQFGTEKGNNASLFGGGVAVEGNRVYATNGLGFVAALDTRNGARAWQVRPGGPLRGAPTLVGDTLYVMSQDNQLYSLKTADGTTNWSATASVEIAGVFGTGAPAFAQGTVVAGFSSGELNAYRYENGRVVWQDALARTSISTSVANLSDIDASPVIDNGQVFALGQGGRMVALDLISGQRIWELNLAGTATPAIAGDWLFAVTDDAKVMAIARQTGKIRWINQLPAFANAKAKRGPISYVGPVLAGGRLVLGGSNGVLVNIDPATGAFQSQTNIGAPISLSPVVASNTLYVLDDRARLHAFR, from the coding sequence ATGATCCGCAAGCTCGTCACCCTGTCCATTGCCGCCTCGCTGCTCGCCGGCTGCAACGTGCTCAACAAGGCGCGCCCGAAGACTCCGGTCCTCGGCGACCGGGTCTCGGTCCTCTCGACCGATCCCGACGTCCAGGTCGACCCGGCCACGGCGGCGCTGCCCTTCGCGCTTCCTGCAGCCACCGCCAACGACAGCTGGAGCCAGCCCGGCGGAAGCCCGTCCAAGGCGGTCGGCCACCTCGCGCTCGGGACTGCGCTCAACACCGCCTGGTCGATCTCGACCGGCCAGGGCACGTCGCTCGACGCCCGCCTCGCCTCCGCTCCTGTGATTGCCGGTGGGACGGTCTACACGATCGACACCAACGCCACCGTCCGCGCCTTCGATGCGGCGACCGGCGGCCAGCGCTGGGCGGTGCAGTTCGGGACCGAGAAGGGCAACAATGCCTCGCTCTTCGGCGGCGGCGTGGCGGTCGAGGGCAACCGCGTCTACGCCACCAACGGCCTCGGCTTCGTCGCCGCGCTCGACACCCGCAACGGCGCGCGCGCCTGGCAGGTGCGTCCGGGCGGACCGCTTCGCGGCGCTCCCACCCTGGTTGGCGACACGCTCTACGTGATGAGCCAGGATAACCAGCTCTACAGCCTCAAGACCGCCGACGGGACGACCAACTGGTCGGCCACCGCCTCGGTCGAGATCGCCGGCGTGTTCGGCACCGGCGCCCCGGCCTTCGCGCAGGGCACCGTCGTCGCGGGCTTCAGCTCGGGCGAGCTCAACGCCTATCGCTACGAGAACGGCCGTGTGGTCTGGCAGGACGCGCTCGCCCGCACCTCCATCTCGACCAGCGTCGCCAACCTCAGCGACATCGACGCCTCGCCGGTGATCGACAACGGCCAGGTGTTCGCGCTCGGCCAGGGCGGACGGATGGTCGCGCTCGACCTCATCAGCGGTCAGCGCATCTGGGAGCTCAACCTCGCCGGGACCGCCACTCCGGCGATCGCGGGCGACTGGCTGTTCGCAGTGACCGACGATGCCAAGGTGATGGCGATCGCCCGCCAGACCGGCAAGATCCGCTGGATCAACCAGCTCCCGGCCTTCGCCAACGCCAAGGCAAAGCGCGGCCCCATCTCCTATGTCGGCCCGGTTCTGGCCGGCGGCCGCCTGGTGCTCGGCGGAAGCAACGGCGTGCTGGTCAACATCGACCCAGCAACCGGCGCTTTCCAGAGCCAGACCAACATAGGCGCGCCGATCAGCCTCAGCCCGGTCGTCGCTTCCAATACCCTCTACGTCCTTGACGACCGCGCGCGCCTGCACGCCTTTCGTTGA
- a CDS encoding (2Fe-2S)-binding protein — protein sequence MIVCVCNAIREEKVREAARTGACTVGQAYARCGTKAKCGSCLPFARAIINEERAALAANPPAVAA from the coding sequence ATGATCGTCTGCGTCTGCAATGCGATTCGCGAGGAGAAGGTGCGGGAAGCCGCACGGACCGGCGCGTGCACCGTTGGCCAGGCCTATGCGCGCTGCGGCACCAAGGCGAAGTGCGGAAGCTGCCTGCCTTTCGCCCGCGCGATCATCAACGAGGAACGCGCCGCGCTCGCCGCCAACCCGCCGGCGGTCGCCGCCTGA
- a CDS encoding acyl-CoA dehydrogenase family protein — protein MILTDDQRQIADMAKSFLAEEGTIAKQLRHWRDIGCKDGFGHDLWKQMAELGLTGLAVPEAEGGLGLGATEAALVMEEVGRNLTPSPFLTTALVAVEAMKGTEQGKHWFPGIVAGETVAAIAVDEGPHHRPRQIALRAERSGNGFALSGTKQFVVHGASADVILVAARTSGSAGESDGLTLFAVPREAAGMTVENVALTDSSKAARLTFDKVAVDADAVIGEVDGGWEPLRRAMRLGRTGAAAEMVGAAGGAMTMTVDYLRQRKQFGKLIGEFQVLQHRAAHLFGEIEIARAATLKAAELLDKGDDKAGIMSHVAKAKAGRVATLAVQEGVQMHGGIGMTDEHDIGFYMKRAKVLDSLFGDSSYHARMVQVMGA, from the coding sequence ATGATCCTTACCGACGACCAGCGCCAGATCGCCGACATGGCCAAGTCCTTCCTCGCCGAGGAGGGCACGATCGCGAAGCAGTTGCGCCACTGGCGAGACATCGGCTGCAAGGACGGGTTCGGGCATGACCTGTGGAAGCAGATGGCCGAGCTCGGGCTGACCGGCCTTGCGGTTCCGGAAGCGGAGGGCGGGCTCGGCCTCGGTGCGACCGAGGCGGCGCTGGTGATGGAGGAAGTCGGTCGCAACCTCACTCCCTCGCCCTTCCTGACGACCGCGCTGGTCGCGGTCGAGGCGATGAAGGGGACGGAGCAGGGCAAGCACTGGTTCCCCGGCATCGTTGCCGGCGAGACGGTCGCGGCGATCGCGGTCGACGAGGGCCCGCACCACCGCCCGCGTCAGATCGCGCTGCGCGCCGAGCGCTCGGGCAACGGCTTCGCGCTGTCGGGCACCAAGCAGTTCGTGGTCCATGGCGCCTCGGCGGACGTCATCCTCGTCGCGGCGCGCACCAGTGGTTCGGCCGGCGAGAGCGACGGGCTGACCCTGTTCGCGGTGCCCCGCGAAGCGGCCGGAATGACGGTCGAGAATGTCGCGCTCACCGATAGCAGCAAGGCCGCTCGGCTGACCTTCGACAAGGTCGCGGTCGATGCCGACGCGGTGATCGGCGAGGTGGACGGCGGCTGGGAGCCGCTTCGCCGGGCGATGCGGCTCGGGCGCACCGGCGCTGCCGCCGAGATGGTCGGCGCGGCAGGCGGGGCGATGACCATGACCGTCGACTATCTTCGGCAGCGCAAGCAGTTCGGAAAGCTGATCGGCGAGTTCCAGGTGCTCCAGCACCGCGCCGCGCACCTGTTCGGCGAAATCGAGATCGCCCGCGCGGCGACGCTGAAGGCGGCCGAACTGCTCGACAAGGGCGACGACAAGGCCGGGATCATGAGCCACGTCGCCAAGGCCAAGGCCGGGCGGGTTGCGACACTGGCGGTGCAGGAAGGCGTCCAGATGCACGGCGGCATCGGGATGACCGACGAGCATGACATCGGCTTCTACATGAAGCGGGCGAAGGTGCTCGATTCGCTGTTCGGTGACAGCAGCTACCATGCGCGAATGGTGCAGGTGATGGGGGCCTGA